One genomic segment of Culturomica massiliensis includes these proteins:
- a CDS encoding peptidase domain-containing ABC transporter, whose product MKKKFPIFRQFDSSDCGAACVKMITEYYGKIVSFEIIQKKCEIGKEGVTFKGICNALEDLDFKVVAGKITYDDLCIKAILPCILHWRQNHFVVLYKITQKNNKYIFYIADPGRGLIEYNEAQFLNNWLSTHSMGYDKGSGILLEPTVKFTPSGKSPKKQNIYGKNLSFLGTYLSKYKSYFLQLGIGLIVGSGMLFLLPFLTQTLVDTGIGQNDINIIWLIMLGQFMLILGNATIDLIRRWILLHISTRINISLISDFFIKLMRLPMFFFDSKHLGDILQRIEDHKRVERFITAQTLNLLFAFVSFIIFGLIILIYSYKIFIIFIVGSILYALWISRFLKKRRILDYKLFEQLSINQNKTYQLISGMQDIKLHNSEQRKRWEWEDTQSDLFDVNIEIMSLQQAQEIGSTFINELKNMLVTIFAATSVIQGEITLGMMLSLQYIVGQLNSPVSELMQFIYKWQDISISLERINDIHSNSDENTSKRCVCSFPESGRDIILENMYFKYPGIRDKMVLDNISLKISAGKTTAIVGASGSGKTTLIKLLLGYYEPTKGKILIGGIDINNINLRWWRDRCGVVMQNGYIFSDTIAGNIAVSENAPDIKKLSYAVKIANVDDFVNKLPLKYNTMVGDEGQGLSQGQKQRILIARAVYKESDYLFLDEATNSLDANNEKDIVTNLIEYNKGRTVIVVAHRLSTVKNADQIIVLDNGRIVERGTHNDLISQKGNYYYLVKNQLELGN is encoded by the coding sequence ATGAAGAAAAAATTTCCAATATTTAGACAGTTTGACAGTAGTGATTGTGGAGCAGCATGTGTGAAGATGATAACTGAATACTACGGAAAAATAGTTAGTTTTGAAATCATACAGAAAAAATGTGAAATAGGTAAGGAAGGTGTTACTTTCAAAGGAATCTGCAATGCTCTAGAAGATCTTGATTTTAAGGTTGTTGCTGGGAAAATTACATATGACGATTTATGCATTAAAGCAATCCTTCCTTGCATTCTTCATTGGCGACAAAATCATTTTGTTGTTTTGTATAAAATAACTCAGAAGAATAATAAGTACATATTTTATATTGCAGATCCTGGAAGAGGTCTTATAGAATATAATGAAGCTCAATTCTTAAATAATTGGTTAAGTACTCATTCTATGGGGTATGATAAAGGCTCTGGGATTTTGCTTGAACCTACAGTTAAGTTTACGCCTTCCGGTAAGTCTCCGAAAAAACAAAATATCTATGGTAAAAATCTTTCTTTTCTGGGGACATATCTATCCAAATATAAATCATATTTTCTTCAGTTAGGGATAGGGCTTATTGTTGGTAGCGGCATGTTGTTTCTATTACCATTTTTGACTCAAACACTTGTTGATACTGGTATTGGTCAAAATGATATTAACATTATTTGGTTAATAATGTTAGGACAGTTTATGTTAATATTAGGTAATGCTACAATTGATTTAATAAGAAGATGGATATTACTTCATATTAGCACTAGGATTAATATTTCGCTGATTTCAGATTTCTTTATCAAACTCATGCGTTTACCTATGTTTTTTTTTGATTCCAAACATTTAGGAGATATTTTGCAAAGAATTGAGGATCATAAAAGAGTTGAACGATTCATCACCGCACAAACTCTTAATTTACTGTTTGCTTTTGTTAGCTTTATCATATTTGGGCTGATTATATTGATATATAGTTATAAGATATTTATAATATTTATTGTTGGGAGTATATTGTATGCATTATGGATAAGTCGATTTTTAAAGAAAAGACGTATTTTAGATTACAAATTATTTGAACAATTATCAATTAATCAAAATAAAACATATCAGCTTATTTCTGGTATGCAAGATATTAAACTTCATAATTCAGAACAACGTAAACGCTGGGAATGGGAAGATACCCAATCAGATTTGTTCGATGTTAATATCGAGATTATGTCCCTTCAACAGGCACAGGAAATTGGAAGTACTTTTATCAATGAATTGAAAAATATGCTTGTAACTATTTTTGCCGCAACAAGTGTCATTCAGGGGGAGATAACTTTAGGAATGATGTTGTCATTGCAATATATTGTCGGGCAGCTCAATTCGCCTGTATCTGAATTAATGCAGTTTATATATAAGTGGCAGGATATAAGTATTAGCCTTGAGAGAATTAATGATATTCATTCCAATAGTGATGAAAATACATCTAAAAGATGTGTATGCTCTTTTCCTGAGTCTGGTAGAGATATTATTTTAGAGAATATGTACTTTAAATATCCAGGGATAAGGGATAAAATGGTATTGGATAATATTAGTTTGAAAATATCGGCAGGTAAAACAACTGCAATCGTTGGTGCAAGTGGAAGTGGAAAGACTACGCTGATAAAATTGTTGTTAGGCTATTACGAACCGACGAAAGGTAAAATACTAATTGGAGGTATTGATATAAATAACATAAATCTACGATGGTGGAGGGATCGGTGTGGAGTTGTAATGCAGAATGGCTACATTTTTTCAGACACGATTGCTGGAAATATTGCAGTTTCAGAAAATGCGCCTGATATAAAAAAATTATCGTATGCAGTGAAAATTGCTAATGTAGATGACTTTGTAAATAAACTACCGTTAAAATATAATACGATGGTAGGAGATGAAGGCCAGGGATTAAGTCAAGGACAGAAACAGAGGATTCTTATTGCAAGAGCTGTATATAAAGAGTCTGATTATTTATTTTTAGACGAAGCGACTAATTCCCTTGATGCTAATAATGAAAAAGATATTGTAACAAATCTTATTGAGTATAACAAAGGTAGAACTGTTATAGTTGTAGCCCATCGTCTAAGTACGGTAAAAAATGCAGATCAAATTATAGTTTTAGACAATGGACGTATCGTTGAGCGAGGAACTCATAATGATCTGATATCGCAAAAAGGGAATTATTATTATCTTGTTAAAAATCAACTTGAATTAGGGAATTGA
- a CDS encoding calcium-translocating P-type ATPase, PMCA-type: METRHYSGLNNIEVEESRKKYGENRLTPPPRTPLWKLFLEKFKDPIIQILLVAATLSLIISIIHSEYAETIGIFVAIFLATGVGFWFEMDANKKFELLNQVNDDILIKVLRNGNIHEVAKKDIVVGDIVVLETGEEIPADGELLEAISLQVNESTLTGEPVIDKTTDPAEFDKEATYPSNKILRGTTIVNGHCIYRIEKVGDATEFGKVAEKSTEINNDKTPLSKQLEKLAKFISIVGFIVAGATFIGLLTKDIFTGAFTADNIFTLDTAGRILQYFMIAVTLIVVAVPEGLPMSVTLSLALSMRKMLKTNNLVRKMHACETMGATTVICTDKTGTLTQNQMQVYQTNFYALSGQQLGEDEASTLIREGISVNSTAYLEYNDSEKIKTLGNPTEAALLLWLHSQGVNYMDYRENTKVLEQLTFSTERKYMATIVRSSPEDKPILYMKGAPEIVLGKCNRVLTAEGLAEITAYQATVEKQLLDYQNQAMRTLGFAYKILEDENYDEIESIASKDLTFLGIAAISDPVRPDVPEAVQKCLNAGISVKIVTGDTPATAREIGRQIGIWKETDTDEQIITGIDFEKLPDEVAVQRVLKLKIMCRARPTDKQRLVELLKQTGAVVAVTGDGTNDAPALNHADVGLSMGTGTSVAKEASDITLLDDSFNSIATAVMWGRSLYHNIQRFILFQLTINLSALLIVLIGSMIGHELPLTVTQMLWVNMIIDTFAAAALASLPPNPKVMDEKPRKPSDFIISPKMRNYILGIGFSFTILLLGMMYYLADTFVDAQGKALVGSSLFFTTFVMLQFWNMFNAKAFLSHGSAFANLKNCTGFLIVMFIIPIGQFLIVQFGGEVFRTVPLSLKDWGIIIGASSLVLWIGEILRLFKNNNK, encoded by the coding sequence ATGGAAACCAGACATTATTCAGGTTTAAACAATATAGAAGTTGAAGAAAGCCGGAAAAAATACGGAGAAAACAGACTGACACCGCCGCCCCGGACTCCCCTCTGGAAATTATTTCTGGAAAAATTCAAAGACCCGATTATACAGATATTGCTGGTTGCTGCTACTTTATCTTTGATAATTTCCATTATACACAGCGAATATGCGGAGACTATCGGCATTTTTGTGGCTATTTTTCTGGCTACAGGAGTCGGGTTCTGGTTTGAAATGGATGCCAACAAAAAGTTCGAACTACTGAACCAGGTCAACGACGACATATTGATCAAGGTGCTTCGCAACGGCAACATTCACGAAGTAGCTAAAAAGGACATCGTGGTCGGCGATATTGTTGTCCTCGAAACAGGTGAAGAAATTCCGGCCGACGGTGAATTGCTGGAGGCTATCTCCTTACAGGTAAACGAATCGACTCTGACCGGAGAGCCGGTGATCGATAAAACCACCGATCCCGCTGAATTTGATAAAGAAGCGACCTATCCTTCAAACAAAATTTTAAGAGGTACCACCATTGTAAACGGACACTGTATCTACCGGATTGAAAAAGTCGGAGATGCGACTGAATTCGGAAAAGTAGCTGAAAAATCGACAGAAATCAACAACGATAAAACTCCGCTCAGCAAGCAATTGGAAAAGCTGGCCAAATTCATCAGTATTGTCGGCTTTATTGTTGCAGGTGCTACATTTATCGGTTTACTTACTAAAGATATCTTTACAGGCGCATTTACAGCGGATAATATCTTTACACTGGATACAGCCGGACGCATCCTGCAATATTTTATGATCGCTGTCACCCTTATCGTTGTTGCCGTGCCCGAAGGTCTGCCTATGAGCGTTACATTAAGTCTTGCATTAAGTATGCGTAAAATGCTGAAAACAAACAATCTGGTCCGAAAGATGCACGCTTGTGAGACAATGGGAGCGACAACGGTCATTTGTACCGATAAAACCGGTACACTTACCCAAAATCAAATGCAGGTGTATCAAACGAATTTTTATGCCTTATCCGGACAGCAACTCGGTGAAGATGAAGCCAGCACATTAATTCGTGAAGGTATTTCTGTCAACTCTACGGCTTACCTGGAGTATAACGATTCGGAAAAAATCAAAACCCTGGGAAATCCGACAGAAGCAGCCCTACTCCTTTGGCTGCATTCACAAGGAGTCAACTATATGGATTACCGGGAAAATACCAAAGTACTGGAACAACTTACGTTCTCCACCGAACGTAAATACATGGCCACCATTGTCCGTTCTTCGCCGGAGGATAAACCGATCCTGTACATGAAGGGAGCGCCGGAAATCGTTCTCGGCAAATGCAACCGGGTATTGACAGCTGAAGGCCTGGCTGAAATTACGGCTTATCAGGCCACCGTTGAAAAACAATTGCTGGATTATCAAAACCAGGCGATGCGTACCCTGGGATTCGCATATAAAATATTGGAGGATGAAAATTACGATGAAATCGAATCGATCGCTTCAAAAGACCTGACGTTCTTAGGTATTGCAGCGATTTCCGATCCGGTGCGTCCGGATGTTCCGGAGGCCGTACAAAAATGTCTGAATGCCGGGATCAGTGTAAAAATCGTTACCGGTGATACGCCGGCAACAGCGCGGGAGATCGGCCGGCAAATCGGCATCTGGAAAGAAACGGATACAGACGAACAAATCATTACGGGCATTGACTTTGAAAAACTACCGGATGAAGTGGCTGTTCAGAGAGTATTGAAACTTAAAATCATGTGTCGTGCCCGGCCGACGGACAAACAGCGACTGGTAGAATTACTCAAACAAACCGGTGCTGTGGTTGCCGTTACAGGAGACGGTACCAACGATGCTCCGGCATTGAATCACGCAGACGTCGGTTTGTCAATGGGTACCGGTACATCCGTGGCCAAGGAAGCCAGCGATATTACCTTACTCGATGATTCGTTCAACAGCATCGCAACGGCTGTTATGTGGGGACGCTCCTTATATCACAACATCCAGCGTTTTATACTGTTCCAGTTAACCATCAATTTATCGGCTTTATTGATTGTACTGATCGGTTCCATGATCGGTCACGAATTACCTTTGACCGTTACGCAAATGCTTTGGGTAAACATGATTATCGATACTTTTGCTGCCGCTGCATTGGCTTCGCTCCCTCCCAATCCGAAAGTGATGGATGAAAAACCGCGGAAACCTTCGGACTTTATCATCAGTCCCAAAATGCGGAACTACATTCTGGGGATCGGTTTCAGCTTTACGATATTGTTATTGGGAATGATGTACTATCTTGCCGACACCTTTGTCGATGCACAGGGCAAGGCTCTTGTCGGGTCGTCCCTATTTTTTACGACCTTCGTCATGTTGCAGTTCTGGAATATGTTCAATGCCAAAGCCTTTCTTTCACACGGCTCGGCTTTTGCCAACCTGAAAAACTGTACGGGCTTTTTAATCGTAATGTTTATAATACCTATAGGACAATTTTTAATTGTACAATTCGGCGGAGAAGTGTTTCGTACGGTTCCTCTTTCCTTAAAAGACTGGGGAATTATAATCGGAGCAAGCTCTCTCGTTCTTTGGATAGGAGAAATTCTCAGATTATTCAAAAATAACAACAAATGA
- a CDS encoding TonB-dependent receptor, protein MNLYRTILIFLILSLFYLTAFSQVKFRGKVISSAGKVTEPLDFASVVLVDIVDTTTIIASSITDTNGDFVFYSLQPKKYRIVISRIGFWKLISEIKVVYPSAGNEFVKNFVLELKSEQMEEVTVVGKRPTQQSIDKTVYNITSSQLKNSVNSMDLLAGLSKLSLDYANQKITTVNGEKVKVLINGANATEQELYAINAQNVKSVEYYDFPPAKYANYPVVVNIITKHANDGLYGGVNLTSAFTTGFINGGMFINYNWKNKNQLKFNASTYYRNYSHIESSNNYEYQLNDKYHFRREFEKRKFGYDDNYISIIYSRNVEDKYQLQIKFEPNFQHSHRDGALQIDQYIGQNEYDRTGVIWDRTKQFTPSLDVYSVINLSKGKELMVNLTGTYINADKRYSRREYKASNEELELLDNMTSNNVKKSLMGHIDYTMPINKMMRLSIGNKFSVGRLTYSIDNSFGNGDFFTNQNSNNTYAEIRGKWMNFSYRFNIGLGYYDNSSDEARQNAWMFEPQMLIGYNITPNNIIRFSYKNSTTMPSLTELSSNKIYISEGIVKEGNPFLKNTNMNRILLVYDYNNPWLSMRIGGVMQHKKDPTNSFFIEEDGLIRLKYENANYALDYGALTSLYFDPFKNKIFTITVGGTFSRTRINSNIVGEYTKNQFSLNYEVASKIKEFTFSYSANVRDWQLSGPYLNLGEKNSTLMARYTYKNFSVTAVVLWFLVDADYKSRTLNESLVKYNFVNNIIDNKSMFTLGIIYNFGVGKKYNESERRLNNRDRDAGLF, encoded by the coding sequence ATGAATCTATATCGTACAATATTGATTTTTTTAATCTTATCTTTATTTTACCTAACTGCTTTTTCTCAGGTAAAATTTCGAGGAAAGGTGATATCTTCAGCTGGTAAAGTAACAGAACCGCTTGATTTTGCATCGGTTGTGTTAGTTGATATTGTGGATACGACTACGATTATAGCTTCTTCGATAACTGATACGAATGGAGATTTTGTGTTTTATAGTTTACAACCTAAAAAATACCGTATTGTCATATCGCGGATTGGATTTTGGAAACTAATTTCAGAAATAAAGGTTGTATACCCATCTGCAGGAAATGAGTTTGTTAAAAATTTTGTTTTAGAATTAAAATCAGAGCAGATGGAGGAAGTTACTGTTGTTGGAAAGCGTCCAACCCAACAATCAATTGATAAAACTGTTTATAATATCACGTCTTCACAACTTAAAAATAGTGTTAACAGTATGGATTTGCTTGCCGGGTTATCGAAACTAAGTTTGGATTATGCAAATCAAAAAATTACGACAGTTAATGGAGAAAAAGTCAAAGTATTGATAAACGGTGCAAATGCAACAGAACAAGAATTATATGCCATCAATGCACAAAATGTAAAATCAGTAGAATATTATGACTTTCCTCCTGCAAAATATGCAAACTACCCGGTCGTTGTTAACATTATTACAAAACATGCAAATGATGGATTGTATGGTGGAGTTAATCTGACGAGTGCTTTCACTACTGGTTTTATAAATGGGGGGATGTTTATTAATTATAATTGGAAAAATAAAAATCAATTGAAGTTCAATGCTTCTACATATTATCGGAATTATTCTCATATTGAAAGTTCAAACAATTATGAATATCAATTAAATGATAAATATCATTTTAGGAGAGAGTTTGAGAAAAGAAAATTTGGATATGATGACAATTACATTTCTATTATATATTCGCGCAATGTTGAAGATAAGTATCAGCTACAGATTAAATTTGAGCCCAATTTTCAACACTCGCATAGAGATGGTGCACTTCAGATAGATCAGTATATTGGCCAAAATGAATATGATCGAACTGGAGTTATATGGGACAGAACAAAGCAATTTACACCTTCACTTGATGTGTATTCTGTAATCAATTTATCTAAAGGTAAGGAACTAATGGTAAATTTAACAGGTACATATATTAACGCGGATAAACGGTACAGTCGGAGGGAATATAAAGCAAGTAATGAAGAGTTGGAATTATTGGATAATATGACTTCAAACAATGTCAAAAAGTCTTTAATGGGTCATATTGATTATACAATGCCTATCAATAAAATGATGCGTTTGAGTATAGGCAATAAATTTTCTGTAGGTAGACTTACATATAGTATAGATAATAGTTTTGGAAATGGTGATTTTTTCACAAACCAAAACTCAAATAATACATATGCCGAAATTCGTGGAAAGTGGATGAATTTTAGTTATCGTTTTAATATCGGCCTCGGATATTATGATAATAGCAGTGATGAAGCCCGGCAAAATGCATGGATGTTTGAGCCTCAAATGCTTATTGGATATAACATAACCCCCAATAATATAATTCGGTTTAGCTATAAGAATTCTACAACAATGCCAAGTCTTACTGAGTTAAGTAGTAATAAAATATATATATCAGAGGGAATTGTTAAAGAGGGAAATCCGTTTCTAAAGAATACAAATATGAATCGGATATTGCTGGTATACGATTATAACAATCCATGGCTTTCTATGAGAATCGGTGGTGTGATGCAGCACAAAAAAGATCCTACCAATTCTTTTTTTATTGAAGAAGACGGCCTTATTAGGCTGAAATATGAAAATGCAAACTATGCGTTGGACTACGGCGCATTGACATCGTTATATTTTGATCCTTTTAAAAATAAGATTTTTACAATAACGGTTGGTGGTACTTTTTCCAGAACTCGTATAAACAGTAATATTGTTGGCGAATATACGAAGAATCAATTTAGTCTTAATTATGAGGTCGCTTCAAAAATCAAAGAGTTTACATTTTCATATAGTGCCAATGTAAGAGATTGGCAACTCTCAGGGCCATATCTGAATCTTGGAGAAAAAAATTCAACCTTAATGGCTCGATACACTTACAAAAATTTCAGTGTTACAGCCGTTGTTCTTTGGTTTTTAGTAGATGCTGACTATAAAAGTCGGACATTGAACGAAAGTTTAGTAAAATACAACTTTGTAAATAATATTATAGACAATAAATCAATGTTTACGCTGGGAATAATATACAATTTCGGTGTAGGTAAAAAATATAATGAGAGCGAAAGGAGATTAAATAATAGGGATAGAGATGCCGGACTTTTTTAA
- a CDS encoding radical SAM/SPASM domain-containing protein, giving the protein MMEKLSYYNHYVPIDKEKVLLYNSFRGSYSIISNRIYTELVKSNKDLSQFEKMYNNYYTKLKNIGAIVDEDVDEINIIKLIRLKRRFSLHRYDLTINTTMNCNLRCWYCYENHVQESKMTIHTSDLIFEHVVQHYNATGYKVLSLSFFGGEPLLNPKICTSLLSRCKQFCDLNNIQLLVIFTTNGTLITEKLLNFLNDYSVHFQITFDGSRSRHDKIRFSKQNHKGSYDKILLNLQMISQTLQNYSLRVRINIENDTLESLKELLDDINFIDRAKSSIGIHKIWQVDDTTIDYSNLYDFIEEANQRKHVVDYNPLKSVMTHVCYADNYNQAVINYDGSVFKCTARDFTDANKEGNLLPSGTINWNVEKVLYRMSSNIPVMCEKCKLLPACPGICSQKVMDGNEMHCSISELEDINDIILINFNQYLLQEELKQI; this is encoded by the coding sequence ATGATGGAAAAATTAAGTTACTATAATCACTACGTACCTATTGATAAAGAAAAAGTGTTATTATACAATTCTTTCAGAGGTTCGTATTCTATTATTAGCAATAGAATTTACACTGAACTTGTTAAATCAAATAAAGATTTATCACAATTTGAAAAGATGTATAATAATTATTATACAAAACTTAAGAATATCGGCGCAATTGTAGATGAGGATGTGGATGAAATAAATATTATCAAATTAATTAGATTAAAACGAAGGTTTAGCCTTCATAGATATGATTTGACAATAAACACAACAATGAATTGTAATCTTAGATGCTGGTATTGTTATGAAAATCATGTTCAAGAATCAAAAATGACGATCCATACATCCGACTTGATTTTCGAACATGTAGTTCAGCATTATAATGCAACTGGTTATAAAGTTCTGAGTCTTAGTTTTTTTGGAGGAGAGCCTCTTCTCAATCCGAAGATTTGTACATCATTATTGTCTAGATGTAAACAGTTCTGTGATTTGAATAACATACAACTATTGGTTATTTTTACAACCAATGGTACACTTATAACTGAGAAGTTGTTAAATTTTCTCAATGATTATTCAGTACATTTTCAAATTACCTTTGATGGGAGCAGGTCGCGTCATGATAAAATACGGTTTTCAAAACAAAATCATAAAGGTTCTTATGATAAAATATTGTTAAATCTGCAAATGATTTCACAAACTTTACAGAACTACTCTCTCAGAGTGAGAATTAATATAGAAAATGATACGCTTGAGTCTCTTAAAGAGCTTTTAGACGATATTAATTTTATTGACAGGGCCAAAAGTTCAATAGGAATTCATAAAATATGGCAGGTTGATGATACAACGATTGATTATTCTAATCTTTATGATTTTATTGAAGAAGCAAATCAGCGAAAACATGTTGTAGATTATAATCCTTTGAAATCAGTAATGACTCATGTTTGTTATGCAGATAACTATAATCAAGCTGTCATTAACTACGATGGGAGTGTATTTAAATGCACTGCGAGAGATTTTACGGATGCAAATAAGGAAGGGAATTTATTGCCAAGTGGTACAATAAATTGGAATGTGGAAAAAGTATTGTATCGAATGAGTTCTAATATTCCTGTTATGTGCGAGAAATGTAAACTTCTTCCTGCGTGTCCTGGTATTTGTTCACAGAAGGTAATGGATGGAAATGAAATGCATTGTTCTATTAGTGAACTTGAAGATATTAATGATATTATTCTAATCAACTTCAATCAGTATTTACTGCAAGAGGAATTAAAACAAATTTAA